From a single Capsicum annuum cultivar UCD-10X-F1 chromosome 12, UCD10Xv1.1, whole genome shotgun sequence genomic region:
- the LOC107849613 gene encoding expansin-A11, translating into MANYGILALGYIIGLCTLFSSANGFSADSGWTSAHATFYGGADASGTMGGACGYGNLYSTGYGTRTAALSTALFNDGGSCGQCYKIICDYKAGPQWCKKGVSVTITATNFCPPNYNLPSNNGGWCNPPRPHFDMAQPAWEKIGIYKGGIVPVLYKRVPCKKHGGVKFTINGRDYFELVLVTNVAGAGSVQSVQIKGSNTNWLTMSRNWGASWQSNAYLDGQSISFKVTTTDGVTKTFLNVVPSSWKFGQTFSSHTQF; encoded by the exons ATGGCCAATTATGGCATTTTGGCATTGGGATATATAATTGGTTTGTGTACACTTTTCTCAAGTGCAAATGGTTTCTCAGCAGATTCTGGATGGACAAGTGCTCATGCTACATTTTATGGTGGAGCTGATGCTTCTGGCACAATGG ggggtgcatgtggatatggCAATTTGTATTCAACAGGATATGGAACTAGAACAGCAGCATTGAGCACAGCATTGTTCAATGATGGAGGATCATGTGGCCAATGCTACAAGATCATCTGTGATTACAAAGCAGGTCCTCAATGGTGCAAGAAGGGAGTATCTGTTACTATTACTGCTACAAATTTTTGTCCACCAAATTACAATCTTCCTAGTAACAATGGTGGATGGTGTAACCCTCCTAGACCACATTTTGATATGGCTCAACCTGCTTGGGAAAAGATTGGTATATACAAAGGTGGCATTGTTCCTGTTCTCTACAAAAG GGTACCTTGCAAGAAGCATGGGGGAGTTAAATTCACAATAAATGGAAGGGACTATTTTGAACTAGTGTTGGTAACCAATGTAGCAGGGGCAGGATCAGTTCAATCAGTTCAAATCAAAGGGTCAAACACAAATTGGCTAACCATGTCAAGAAATTGGGGAGCAAGTTGGCAATCCAATGCATATCTTGATGGACAATCAATATCTTTTAAGGTCACTACAACTGATGGTGTCAcaaaaacattcttaaatgttGTTCCATCTAGTTGGAAATTTGGACAGACATTCTCAAGTCACACTCAATTCTGA